Proteins from one Mycteria americana isolate JAX WOST 10 ecotype Jacksonville Zoo and Gardens chromosome 1, USCA_MyAme_1.0, whole genome shotgun sequence genomic window:
- the LOC142413589 gene encoding trypsin I-P1-like, whose protein sequence is MKYILFVTFVGVAVAFPINADDDDDKIVGGYTCAASSVPYQVSLNSGYHFCGGSLINSQWVLSAAHCYKSRIQVQLGKYNLALTESTQQLISSAKVIRHSGYSSTTLDNDIMLIKLAKPAQLNRAVQTIPLPTSCVATGTTCLISGWGNTLNSADPYPDTLQCLKAPVLSSSECTKAYPGQITKNMICVGFMEGGKDSCQGDSGGPVVCNGQLQGIVSWGIGCAQKGYPGVYTKVCNYVSWIKATMSAN, encoded by the exons ATGAAGTACATACTGTTTGTCACCTTTGTTGGTGTGGCTG TTGCCTTCCCCATCAAcgctgatgatgatgatgacaagATCGTGGGAGGCTACACCTGTGCAGCGAGCTCTGTCCCCTATCAGGTGTCCCTGAATTCTGGGTATCACTTCTGTGGAGGTTCCCTCATCAACAGCCAGTGGGTCCTGTCAGCTGCTCACTGCTACAAGTC tcGCATCCAAGTGCAGCTCGGGAAATACAACCTGGCACTCACAGAATCGACGCAGCAGTTGATTAGTTCAGCTAAAGTCATCCGCCACTCTGGCTACAGCTCCACAACACTGGACAATGACATTATGCTCATCAAGCTTGCCAAACCAGCCCAGCTCAACCGAGCTGTCCAAACAATTCCTCTGCCTACCAGCTGTGTGGCCACAGGCACCACTTGCCTCATCTCTGGCTGGGGCAACACTCTCAACAGTGCCG ATCCGTACCCAGATACcttgcagtgcctgaaggctCCTGTACTCTCCTCAAGCGAGTGTACCAAAGCCTACCCTGGGCAAATTACCAAGAACATGATATGTGTAGGATTcatggagggagggaaagactCCTGCCAG GGGGATTCCGGCGGTCCAGTAGTCTGCAATGGGCAGCTCCAGGGCATTGTTTCCTGGGGTATTGGATGTGCGCAGAAAGGCTATCCCGGGGTTTACACTAAGGTTTGCAATTATGTCTCCTGGATCAAAGCAACTATGTCCGCCAACTGA
- the LOC142404768 gene encoding trypsin I-P1-like isoform X1 codes for MKYILFVTFVGVAVAFPINADDDDDKIVGGYTCAASSVPYQVSLNSGYHFCGGSLINSQWVLSAAHCYKSRIQVQLGKYNLALTESTQQLISSAKVIRHSGYSSTTLDNDIMLIKLAKPAQLNRAVQTIPLPTSCVATGTTCLISGWGNTLNNADPYPDTLQCLKAPVLSSSECTKAYPGQITKNMICVGFMEGGKDSCQGDSGGPVVCNGQLQGIVSWGIGCAQKGYPGVYTKVCNYVSWIKATMSAN; via the exons ATGAAGTACATACTGTTTGTCACCTTTGTTGGTGTGGCTG TTGCCTTCCCCATCAAcgctgatgatgatgatgacaagATCGTGGGAGGCTACACCTGTGCAGCGAGCTCTGTCCCCTATCAGGTGTCCCTGAATTCTGGGTATCACTTCTGTGGAGGTTCCCTCATCAACAGCCAGTGGGTCCTGTCAGCTGCTCACTGCTACAAGTC tcGCATCCAAGTGCAGCTCGGGAAATACAACCTGGCACTCACAGAATCGACGCAGCAGTTGATTAGTTCAGCTAAAGTCATCCGCCACTCTGGCTACAGCTCCACAACACTGGACAATGACATTATGCTCATCAAGCTTGCCAAACCAGCCCAGCTCAACCGAGCTGTCCAAACAATTCCTCTGCCTACCAGCTGTGTGGCCACAGGCACCACTTGCCTCATCTCTGGCTGGGGCAACACTCTCAACAATGCCG ATCCGTACCCAGATACcttgcagtgcctgaaggctCCTGTACTCTCCTCAAGCGAGTGTACCAAAGCCTACCCTGGGCAAATTACCAAGAACATGATATGTGTAGGATTcatggagggagggaaagactCCTGCCAG GGGGATTCCGGCGGTCCAGTAGTCTGCAATGGGCAGCTCCAGGGCATTGTTTCCTGGGGTATTGGATGTGCGCAGAAAGGCTATCCCGGGGTTTACACTAAGGTTTGCAATTATGTCTCCTGGATCAAAGCAACTATGTCCGCCAACTGA
- the LOC142404768 gene encoding trypsin I-P1-like isoform X2 — MLIKLAKPAQLNRAVQTIPLPTSCVATGTTCLISGWGNTLNNADPYPDTLQCLKAPVLSSSECTKAYPGQITKNMICVGFMEGGKDSCQGDSGGPVVCNGQLQGIVSWGIGCAQKGYPGVYTKVCNYVSWIKATMSAN; from the exons ATGCTCATCAAGCTTGCCAAACCAGCCCAGCTCAACCGAGCTGTCCAAACAATTCCTCTGCCTACCAGCTGTGTGGCCACAGGCACCACTTGCCTCATCTCTGGCTGGGGCAACACTCTCAACAATGCCG ATCCGTACCCAGATACcttgcagtgcctgaaggctCCTGTACTCTCCTCAAGCGAGTGTACCAAAGCCTACCCTGGGCAAATTACCAAGAACATGATATGTGTAGGATTcatggagggagggaaagactCCTGCCAG GGGGATTCCGGCGGTCCAGTAGTCTGCAATGGGCAGCTCCAGGGCATTGTTTCCTGGGGTATTGGATGTGCGCAGAAAGGCTATCCCGGGGTTTACACTAAGGTTTGCAATTATGTCTCCTGGATCAAAGCAACTATGTCCGCCAACTGA